The following coding sequences lie in one Streptomyces sp. NBC_00510 genomic window:
- a CDS encoding cytochrome P450 yields the protein MTPLPSTATAGAPSAVRRAPEAPGALPLLGHGPALLRRPLEFLGSLPAVGPVVRIRLGGLPAYVVNDAELVRAVLVGEAGRFDQGVLIEKVRPLLGSGVGTADGAEHRRLRRLMQPAFHRARIARYAATMTAVADERTAAWRPGGILRVDEEMNALALTTVARALFSSDLGADAVTEVQRSLPVVLDEIPRRSMLPDALLRLPTPANRRFDRAVRRLRSATRHVVEAARADGTDHGDLLSVLLLTADEGTGERLTDDQVHDQLVNMLVAGTETTGATLAWVFHELAREPAVEHRLHEETDRVLGGRPAVFEDLPRLPHTRRVVQEALRRYAPWIILRLSPEEVLLGDVGVPAGATVLFSPYVLHHLPELHPDPLSFDPDRWLPERAARLPRAASIPFGAGGRQCPGNVFALTQAVIQVATVAARWRLRPADAGPHVRELARGAVVHPTAMPMRCVPREDALAETLPLP from the coding sequence GTGACCCCCCTCCCCAGCACCGCGACCGCCGGCGCGCCCTCCGCCGTCCGGCGGGCTCCCGAGGCCCCCGGCGCGCTGCCCCTGCTCGGCCACGGCCCGGCACTGCTGCGCCGGCCCCTGGAGTTCCTCGGCTCGCTCCCCGCCGTCGGCCCGGTGGTCCGCATCCGCCTGGGCGGCCTGCCCGCGTACGTCGTCAACGACGCCGAACTGGTCCGCGCCGTGCTGGTCGGCGAAGCGGGCCGGTTCGACCAGGGCGTGCTCATCGAGAAGGTGCGCCCCCTGCTCGGCTCCGGCGTCGGCACCGCCGACGGTGCCGAGCACCGCAGGCTGCGCCGGCTGATGCAGCCCGCCTTCCACCGGGCCCGCATCGCCCGTTACGCGGCCACCATGACCGCCGTCGCCGACGAGCGCACCGCCGCTTGGCGGCCCGGCGGGATCCTGCGCGTGGACGAGGAGATGAACGCGCTCGCCCTCACCACCGTGGCCAGGGCGCTGTTCTCCTCGGACCTCGGCGCGGACGCCGTCACCGAGGTGCAGCGCTCCCTGCCCGTCGTCCTGGACGAGATCCCCCGCCGCTCCATGCTCCCCGACGCCCTGCTGCGGCTGCCCACCCCCGCCAACCGGCGCTTCGACCGGGCCGTACGGCGTCTGCGCTCCGCGACCCGGCACGTGGTGGAGGCCGCCCGCGCCGACGGCACCGACCACGGCGACCTGCTCTCCGTCCTGCTGCTCACCGCGGACGAGGGGACCGGGGAGCGGCTGACCGACGACCAGGTCCACGACCAGCTGGTCAACATGCTCGTCGCGGGCACCGAGACCACCGGCGCCACCCTGGCCTGGGTCTTCCACGAACTCGCCCGCGAGCCCGCGGTGGAGCACCGGCTCCACGAGGAGACGGACCGGGTCCTCGGCGGGCGCCCGGCCGTCTTCGAGGACCTGCCCCGCCTCCCCCACACCCGGCGCGTCGTCCAGGAGGCCCTGCGCCGGTACGCGCCGTGGATCATCCTGCGGCTCTCCCCGGAGGAGGTGCTCCTCGGCGACGTCGGCGTCCCGGCGGGCGCGACGGTGCTGTTCAGCCCGTACGTCCTGCACCACCTGCCGGAACTCCACCCCGACCCCCTCTCCTTCGACCCCGACCGCTGGCTGCCCGAACGCGCCGCGCGCCTGCCCAGGGCCGCGTCCATCCCCTTCGGCGCGGGCGGCCGCCAGTGCCCGGGCAACGTCTTCGCCCTCACGCAGGCCGTCATCCAGGTCGCCACCGTCGCCGCCCGGTGGCGCCTGCGCCCGGCGGACGCCGGCCCGCACGTGCGCGAACTCGCCCGCGGCGCGGTCGTCCACCCCACCGCGATGCCGATGCGGTGCGTGCCCCGCGAGGACGCCCTGGCGGAAACCCTCCCACTTCCGTAA
- a CDS encoding sulfatase yields MSLSSAHQRPVTDQADTTEQPPPGDAPEEEAATEAPEPEAKPEPGPEAEAATQAAPADAGGTDDGKAHEEDSGEPAPATGSALARWRERHPDVTRAVSWSLTVLAAALVLFAFLMPDQLPELTASRFLRVPAEPILLAALLLVLPPRPRRVVAVLSGVLLALLVVLNCVDMGFYQTLRRPFYLLFDWSLFADGLSFLKDTAGATTAYGTLAGALLAVLALVVLMPLAIVRLSKLMVRHSSVARRSTLVAGVVWMTCATLGLQVSGLSVAAKDAGQRLRGQVAMVQQGLADQKVFAKEVADDRFAKVPSDQLLSGLRGKDVIFTFIESYGRDAVENPAMAPDVDAVLGKGTRQLADAGFSARSGWLTSPVTGGGSWLAHTTFLSGLWVPDQQRYRYVSSSDRMTLTSAFKRTGDFRTVGMMPGVTRAWPESKFFGLDHVHDSRTMGYQGPKFGWSPVPDQYTLSAFERLEHGKASNQPMMSEVILTSSHNPWAPLPRTIGWDQVGDGSVYDTIVKEGKDRKEVWKDPRQVRQEYGKAIQYSLTNLIDFVTKYGNENTVLVFLGDHQPVSTVVGLDASRDVPVAIVAHDPKVLDQVSDWGWSDGLQPEHDAPVWRMDAFRDRFLTAFSSPQP; encoded by the coding sequence TTGTCGCTCTCCAGCGCTCATCAGCGACCGGTAACGGACCAGGCGGACACGACGGAGCAACCACCCCCGGGCGACGCGCCGGAGGAGGAGGCGGCCACGGAGGCACCCGAGCCCGAAGCCAAGCCCGAGCCCGGGCCCGAAGCGGAGGCGGCCACCCAGGCAGCCCCCGCCGACGCCGGCGGGACGGACGACGGGAAGGCCCATGAGGAGGACTCCGGCGAACCGGCTCCTGCCACGGGCAGCGCCCTCGCCCGGTGGCGGGAGCGGCATCCGGACGTCACCCGCGCCGTGTCGTGGAGCCTCACGGTCCTCGCCGCCGCCCTGGTGCTCTTCGCCTTCCTGATGCCCGACCAGCTCCCCGAGCTGACCGCCTCCCGCTTCCTCCGCGTCCCGGCGGAGCCGATCCTGCTGGCCGCCCTGCTGCTCGTGCTGCCGCCCAGGCCCCGGCGCGTGGTGGCGGTCCTCAGCGGTGTCCTCCTCGCCCTGCTGGTCGTCCTCAACTGCGTGGACATGGGCTTCTACCAGACGCTGCGACGGCCGTTCTACCTGCTGTTCGACTGGTCCCTGTTCGCCGACGGGCTGTCGTTCCTCAAGGACACGGCCGGGGCGACGACCGCGTACGGCACCCTGGCCGGAGCCCTGCTCGCCGTCCTCGCGCTGGTCGTGCTGATGCCGCTGGCGATCGTGCGGCTCTCCAAGCTGATGGTGCGGCACTCCTCGGTGGCGCGCCGCAGCACCCTGGTGGCCGGCGTGGTCTGGATGACGTGCGCGACGCTCGGCCTCCAGGTCTCCGGGCTGAGCGTGGCCGCCAAGGACGCCGGCCAGCGGCTCCGGGGCCAGGTGGCCATGGTGCAGCAGGGACTGGCCGACCAGAAGGTGTTCGCCAAGGAGGTGGCCGACGACCGCTTCGCGAAGGTGCCGTCGGACCAGTTGCTGTCCGGACTGCGGGGCAAGGACGTCATCTTCACGTTCATCGAGAGCTACGGCCGCGACGCGGTCGAGAACCCGGCGATGGCGCCGGACGTCGACGCGGTGCTCGGCAAGGGCACCCGGCAGCTCGCCGACGCGGGCTTCTCCGCCCGCAGCGGCTGGCTGACCTCGCCCGTCACCGGCGGGGGCAGCTGGCTCGCCCACACCACCTTCCTGTCCGGGCTGTGGGTCCCGGACCAGCAGCGCTACCGCTACGTCAGCTCCAGCGACCGGATGACCCTGACGAGTGCCTTCAAGCGCACCGGCGACTTCCGGACGGTCGGCATGATGCCCGGCGTCACGCGGGCCTGGCCGGAGAGCAAGTTCTTCGGCCTGGACCACGTCCACGACTCACGCACCATGGGCTACCAGGGGCCCAAGTTCGGCTGGTCGCCGGTGCCCGACCAGTACACCCTGTCGGCGTTCGAGCGCCTGGAGCACGGGAAGGCGTCGAACCAGCCGATGATGTCGGAGGTCATCCTGACCTCCAGCCACAACCCGTGGGCACCGCTCCCCCGCACGATCGGCTGGGACCAGGTCGGCGACGGCTCGGTCTACGACACCATCGTGAAGGAGGGCAAGGACCGCAAGGAGGTCTGGAAGGACCCCCGGCAGGTGCGGCAGGAGTACGGCAAGGCCATCCAGTACTCGCTGACCAACCTCATCGACTTCGTGACGAAGTACGGCAACGAGAACACCGTGCTGGTCTTCCTCGGCGACCACCAGCCGGTGTCGACGGTCGTCGGCCTCGACGCCAGCCGGGACGTTCCGGTCGCGATCGTCGCCCACGACCCCAAGGTGCTGGACCAGGTCTCCGACTGGGGCTGGAGCGACGGGCTGCAGCCCGAACACGACGCGCCCGTCTGGCGGATGGACGCCTTCCGCGACCGCTTCCTGACCGCGTTCAGCTCCCCGCAGCCTTAG
- a CDS encoding lysophospholipase has protein sequence MRFLSETTANGVSEHLFVLGDITGVLWSPADADGDRPLILLAHGGGRDKKAPGLLARAHHHVTTGGFAVAAIDAPGHGDRPRTADDEAAAVRIREAMASGGPVAPLIAAHNAALATRAVPEWRTTLDALQADGRVGPDVPVGFWGVSLGTAVGVPLVAAEPRITAAVFGLLGHESLTETAARITVPVRFLLQWDDELVPRSSSLALFDAFASRDKTLRANPGRHMELPTSEVESEQRFFASRLVRDHPGARQAQH, from the coding sequence ATGCGCTTCCTCTCGGAGACGACCGCGAACGGCGTCTCGGAACACCTCTTCGTCCTCGGCGACATCACCGGCGTGCTCTGGTCCCCCGCCGACGCGGACGGCGACCGCCCGCTGATCTTGCTGGCCCACGGCGGCGGCAGGGACAAGAAGGCCCCGGGCCTCCTGGCCCGCGCCCACCACCATGTGACGACCGGAGGCTTCGCGGTCGCCGCCATCGACGCGCCCGGGCACGGCGACCGCCCGCGGACCGCCGACGACGAGGCCGCCGCGGTACGCATCAGGGAGGCGATGGCCTCGGGCGGACCCGTCGCCCCGCTCATCGCGGCCCACAACGCGGCACTGGCCACCCGCGCCGTCCCGGAGTGGCGCACCACCCTGGACGCCCTGCAGGCCGACGGCCGTGTCGGCCCGGACGTCCCCGTCGGGTTCTGGGGCGTGTCGCTGGGCACCGCCGTCGGCGTACCGCTGGTGGCCGCCGAACCCCGGATCACCGCCGCCGTGTTCGGGCTGCTCGGTCACGAGTCCCTGACCGAGACGGCGGCCCGGATCACCGTCCCGGTCCGCTTCCTCCTGCAGTGGGACGACGAGCTGGTCCCGCGGTCGTCGTCGCTCGCCCTCTTCGACGCCTTCGCCTCCCGCGACAAGACGCTCCGCGCCAACCCGGGCCGGCACATGGAACTGCCGACGTCCGAGGTGGAGAGCGAACAGCGCTTCTTCGCCAGCCGTCTGGTCCGGGACCACCCCGGCGCGCGACAGGCACAGCACTGA
- a CDS encoding alpha/beta hydrolase → MPVFPSYDGTQLAYHVLGSGRPLVCLPGGPQDSVYLGDLGGLSAHRQLIRLDLRGTGLSGMPRDIASCRCDRLVDDVEALREHLGLDRMDVLAHSAGANLAARYAGRHPDRVGSLVLVTPSVRAVGLPITGGLRRETALLRRDEPWFPEAFAALEAIVAGEATAERWQAVAPFSYGRWDEPARAHQAAEREQMRDEVVSAFGAEGAFDPDGTRAALAALASPVLLLAGQVDLGAPPATVAEFAALFPDAGLVVQPGAGHFPWLDDAGRFVTSVAGFLRGEAVLSAS, encoded by the coding sequence ATGCCCGTTTTCCCCTCGTACGACGGCACCCAGCTCGCCTACCACGTCCTCGGCTCGGGCCGCCCGCTGGTCTGCCTGCCCGGCGGGCCGCAGGACTCCGTGTACCTCGGTGACCTCGGCGGCCTGTCCGCGCACCGGCAGCTGATCAGGCTGGACCTCCGGGGCACCGGTCTGTCCGGGATGCCGCGGGACATCGCCTCCTGCCGTTGCGACCGGCTCGTCGACGACGTCGAGGCCCTGCGCGAGCACCTCGGCCTCGACCGGATGGACGTGCTCGCGCACAGTGCGGGGGCCAACCTCGCCGCGCGGTACGCGGGCCGCCATCCGGACCGGGTCGGCAGCCTCGTCCTCGTCACGCCGAGCGTCCGGGCCGTCGGCCTCCCCATCACGGGCGGCCTCCGGCGCGAGACGGCCCTGCTGCGCCGGGACGAGCCGTGGTTCCCGGAGGCGTTCGCGGCCCTGGAGGCGATCGTGGCGGGCGAGGCCACCGCCGAGCGGTGGCAGGCCGTCGCGCCGTTCTCCTACGGCCGCTGGGACGAGCCGGCGCGGGCCCACCAGGCGGCGGAACGGGAGCAGATGCGCGACGAGGTCGTGTCCGCGTTCGGCGCCGAGGGCGCCTTCGACCCGGACGGCACCCGTGCCGCGCTCGCCGCTCTGGCGTCACCGGTCCTCCTGCTGGCCGGGCAGGTCGACCTCGGGGCGCCCCCGGCCACGGTCGCCGAGTTCGCCGCGCTGTTCCCGGACGCCGGGCTCGTCGTCCAGCCCGGGGCCGGGCACTTCCCCTGGCTCGACGACGCCGGCCGCTTCGTGACGTCCGTCGCGGGGTTCCTGCGAGGTGAGGCCGTGCTCAGCGCCTCATGA
- a CDS encoding class I SAM-dependent methyltransferase — protein sequence MPHSGETADGIPRPQRFADVEGWFWPVDQLLFDWFLRRQNDRERPGDLLELGAYMGKSAIFMGRYLREGERFTVCDLWDSPAVDDPNSAEMNKAYGTLTRRAFEANYLSFHDRLPIMVQGPTSVITSHVGARSCRFVHVDASHLYEHVSGDIAAARELLVPEGIAAFDDFRSEHCPGVAAAVWAAVATVGLKPVVVTSTKLYGTWGDPEQVREELLRWLRTRQDLWHAVDQVAGVPLIRIRGTKAKSPALPVSRHEPLHGYPSPFGERASAARRLAKDLVPPVLARALRSASGRRRTS from the coding sequence ATGCCACATTCGGGAGAAACCGCGGACGGAATTCCCCGGCCGCAGCGGTTCGCGGACGTCGAAGGCTGGTTCTGGCCGGTGGACCAATTGCTCTTCGACTGGTTCCTGCGGCGGCAGAACGACCGGGAACGCCCAGGTGACCTGCTGGAACTCGGCGCCTACATGGGGAAGAGCGCCATCTTCATGGGCCGCTACCTCCGCGAGGGGGAGCGGTTCACGGTGTGCGACCTGTGGGATTCGCCGGCCGTGGACGATCCCAACAGCGCCGAGATGAACAAGGCGTACGGGACACTCACCCGGCGTGCTTTCGAGGCCAATTACCTGTCGTTCCACGACCGGCTCCCCATCATGGTGCAGGGCCCGACCTCGGTGATCACCTCGCACGTCGGCGCCCGCAGTTGCCGGTTCGTGCACGTCGACGCCTCGCATCTGTACGAGCACGTCTCCGGCGACATCGCGGCCGCGCGCGAGCTGCTCGTCCCCGAGGGCATCGCGGCCTTCGACGACTTCCGGAGCGAGCACTGCCCGGGTGTCGCCGCCGCCGTGTGGGCGGCGGTGGCGACGGTCGGGCTCAAGCCCGTCGTGGTCACGAGCACCAAGCTCTACGGCACCTGGGGGGATCCGGAGCAGGTCCGCGAGGAACTGCTGCGGTGGCTGAGGACGCGCCAGGACCTGTGGCACGCCGTGGACCAGGTGGCGGGAGTGCCCCTGATCCGCATCAGGGGCACGAAGGCGAAGTCCCCGGCTCTGCCGGTCTCCCGCCACGAGCCGCTCCACGGGTACCCGTCCCCGTTCGGGGAACGGGCCTCCGCCGCCCGCCGCCTGGCCAAGGACCTCGTCCCGCCGGTCCTGGCCCGCGCCCTGCGGTCGGCGTCCGGCCGGCGCCGGACGTCATGA
- a CDS encoding ABC transporter ATP-binding protein/permease, which produces MSMETTAWTQLHSVMNATQDRRPLARDTLRRVGAFARPHRRRITQFVLLSTVTALLAVATPVLAGWIVEAIVSGGDPRRVTTLALLIAVIALAEAGLGLLNRWLSANLGEGLILDLRTAVFDHVQRMPVAFFTRTRTGALVSRLNNDVIGAQRAFSNTLSGVVGNLVTLLLTLGVMLTLSWQITLLALVLLPVFVVPARRMGTRMARLQREAAAHNAAMGTQMTERFSAPGATLVKLFGRPADESARFAERARRVRDIGVRTAMAQSAFITALTLVSALALALVYGLGGHFALTGALDAGSVVTLALLLTRLYAPLTALAGARVDIMSALVSFERVFEVLDLRPLITDRPDARPVPSGPVSVEFEDVRFGYPSADKVSLASLEEVAVLDTRAGGEVLHGISFRAEPGHTVALVGSSGAGKSTIAQLLPRLYDADGGAVRVGGTDVRDLTAASLRATVGMVTQDGHLFHDTIRANLLLARPDATDDDLRDVLRRARLDRLVTELPDGLDTVVGERGYRLSGGERQRMTIARLLLAGQRVVILDEATAHLDSTSEAAVQEALAEALADRTAVVIAHRLSTVRAADLILVVEDGRIVERGTHTELLAADGRYAELYRTQFREEGLLPDTVR; this is translated from the coding sequence ATGAGCATGGAGACCACCGCCTGGACCCAGCTGCACAGCGTCATGAACGCCACGCAGGACCGACGCCCCCTGGCCCGCGACACCCTGCGCCGCGTCGGCGCCTTCGCCCGGCCCCACCGGCGCCGCATCACCCAGTTCGTCCTGCTGAGCACCGTGACCGCGCTGCTCGCCGTGGCGACCCCGGTCCTCGCCGGCTGGATCGTCGAGGCCATCGTCTCCGGCGGCGACCCCCGGCGGGTCACCACGCTGGCCTTGCTGATCGCCGTGATCGCCCTGGCCGAGGCGGGCCTCGGGCTGCTGAACCGCTGGCTGTCCGCGAACCTCGGCGAGGGCCTCATCCTCGACCTGCGCACCGCCGTTTTCGACCACGTCCAGCGCATGCCCGTCGCCTTCTTCACGCGGACCCGCACCGGCGCCCTGGTCAGCCGTCTCAACAACGACGTGATCGGCGCCCAGCGCGCGTTCAGCAACACGCTCTCCGGCGTCGTCGGCAACCTCGTCACCCTCCTGCTGACCCTGGGCGTCATGCTCACCCTGTCCTGGCAGATCACCCTGCTCGCCCTCGTCCTCCTCCCGGTCTTCGTCGTCCCGGCGCGCCGCATGGGCACCCGCATGGCCCGCCTCCAGCGCGAGGCCGCGGCCCACAACGCCGCCATGGGCACCCAGATGACCGAGCGCTTCTCGGCACCCGGCGCCACCCTGGTGAAGCTCTTCGGCCGGCCCGCCGACGAGTCGGCCCGCTTCGCCGAACGCGCCCGCCGGGTACGGGACATCGGCGTACGGACCGCCATGGCGCAGTCGGCGTTCATCACGGCCCTCACCCTCGTCTCCGCCCTCGCGCTGGCGCTCGTCTACGGCCTGGGCGGCCACTTCGCGCTCACCGGCGCCCTCGACGCCGGCTCCGTGGTCACCCTCGCCCTCCTCCTCACCCGCCTCTACGCGCCCCTGACCGCGCTCGCGGGCGCCCGCGTCGACATCATGAGCGCCCTGGTCAGCTTCGAGCGGGTCTTCGAGGTCCTCGACCTGCGGCCCCTCATCACCGACCGCCCCGACGCCCGCCCGGTGCCCTCCGGGCCGGTCTCCGTCGAGTTCGAGGACGTCCGCTTCGGCTACCCGTCCGCCGACAAGGTGTCGCTGGCCTCACTGGAGGAGGTCGCGGTCCTGGACACCCGAGCCGGCGGCGAGGTCCTCCACGGGATCTCCTTCCGCGCCGAACCCGGCCACACCGTCGCGCTCGTCGGCTCGTCCGGCGCCGGGAAGTCGACCATCGCGCAGCTGCTGCCCCGCCTCTACGACGCCGACGGGGGCGCCGTCCGCGTCGGCGGCACCGACGTCCGCGACCTGACGGCCGCCTCCCTGCGCGCCACGGTCGGCATGGTCACCCAGGACGGCCACCTCTTCCACGACACCATCCGCGCCAACCTCCTGCTCGCCCGGCCCGACGCCACCGACGACGACCTGCGCGACGTCCTGCGCCGCGCCCGTCTCGACCGGCTGGTCACCGAGCTCCCCGACGGCCTCGACACCGTCGTCGGCGAACGCGGCTACCGCCTCTCCGGCGGTGAACGCCAGCGCATGACCATCGCCCGGCTGCTCCTGGCCGGCCAGCGCGTGGTCATCCTCGACGAGGCCACGGCCCACCTCGACAGCACCTCCGAGGCCGCCGTCCAGGAAGCCCTCGCCGAGGCCCTCGCCGACCGCACCGCCGTCGTCATCGCCCACCGCCTCTCCACGGTGCGCGCCGCCGACCTCATCCTCGTCGTCGAGGACGGCCGCATCGTCGAGCGCGGCACCCACACCGAACTCCTGGCGGCCGACGGCCGGTACGCGGAGCTGTACCGCACGCAGTTCCGCGAGGAGGGCCTCCTGCCGGACACGGTGCGCTGA
- a CDS encoding aldo/keto reductase encodes MNEDTTAAARAPLGSSGISVRPVGLGLMGMSQFYGAADPDAGVVTIRDAIELGVELFDTSDYYGASSATPGRPVPGFGHNEELLGRALKGRRDRAVVATKFSARPTPEGRSFFDGRPEYVRAACEASLKRLGTDRIDLYYYHRLDPAVPVEDTVGAMADLVVEGKVRGIGLSEVGTEILRRAHAVHPVSALQSEYSLWERGVEAEVLPECRRLGITLVPYSPLGRGMLAGAFRRGAEFGRDDFRSTLPKFQGENFEHNLRLVRELERFAAGAGATPGQIALAWLLAQHHDIVPIPGSKRPDNVRANLAATSVRLSADDVAGLGALFDPVRVKGARYGALNTLQDDTDK; translated from the coding sequence GTGAACGAAGACACCACCGCGGCAGCGCGTGCGCCGCTGGGCAGCTCCGGCATCTCCGTGCGGCCCGTCGGCCTCGGACTCATGGGGATGTCGCAGTTCTACGGAGCGGCGGACCCGGACGCCGGGGTCGTCACCATCCGGGACGCGATCGAGCTGGGCGTGGAGCTGTTCGACACCTCGGACTACTACGGGGCCAGCAGTGCCACCCCGGGCCGGCCGGTGCCCGGCTTCGGGCACAACGAGGAACTGCTGGGCCGGGCCCTGAAGGGCCGCCGGGACCGGGCGGTCGTGGCGACCAAGTTCTCCGCGCGCCCCACGCCCGAGGGCCGCAGCTTCTTCGACGGCCGCCCCGAGTACGTGAGGGCCGCCTGCGAGGCCAGCCTGAAGCGGCTCGGAACGGACCGGATCGACCTGTACTACTACCACCGCCTGGACCCGGCCGTCCCTGTCGAGGACACCGTGGGCGCCATGGCCGACCTCGTCGTCGAGGGCAAGGTCCGGGGAATCGGCCTGAGCGAGGTCGGTACGGAGATTCTGCGACGGGCCCACGCCGTCCACCCCGTCTCCGCCCTGCAGAGCGAGTACTCGCTCTGGGAACGCGGCGTCGAGGCCGAGGTGCTGCCGGAGTGCCGCCGCCTGGGCATCACCCTGGTGCCCTACAGCCCGCTGGGCCGCGGCATGCTCGCCGGAGCCTTCCGCCGGGGAGCCGAGTTCGGCCGCGACGACTTCCGCTCGACGCTGCCCAAGTTCCAGGGTGAGAACTTCGAGCACAACCTGCGGCTCGTCCGTGAGCTGGAGCGGTTCGCCGCAGGCGCCGGCGCCACCCCCGGCCAGATCGCCCTCGCCTGGCTGCTGGCCCAGCACCACGACATCGTCCCGATCCCCGGCTCCAAGCGTCCGGACAACGTCCGCGCGAACCTCGCGGCCACCTCGGTCCGGCTCAGCGCCGACGACGTGGCCGGCCTCGGCGCCCTGTTCGACCCCGTGCGGGTCAAGGGCGCCCGCTACGGAGCCCTCAACACCCTCCAGGACGACACCGATAAGTGA
- a CDS encoding SDR family oxidoreductase — MNFDDQFAGRTAFVTGAGSGIGSDIARLLTARGAAVALVSRQEEPLKELAGEITAAGGRALVLPADVSDAHAVERAVAETVRHFGALHLAVNNAGTSGVFHEVPDLPEEEWNKTIGINLSGVFYGMKYQIPAIREAGGGAIVNISSVFADRGLSARAAYSASKHGMRGLTRTAASEWARHGVRINELQPGVIPVPRQQGNPDEVAKIAERIPARRLGTGVEVAKAVAFLLSDEASYVTGAHLAVDGGFLI; from the coding sequence ATGAACTTCGACGACCAATTCGCCGGCCGGACCGCCTTCGTGACGGGCGCGGGCAGCGGCATCGGATCCGACATCGCCCGACTGCTCACGGCCCGCGGGGCCGCTGTCGCCCTGGTGAGCCGCCAGGAGGAGCCCCTGAAGGAGCTCGCCGGTGAGATCACCGCGGCGGGCGGCAGGGCCCTCGTCCTGCCGGCCGACGTCAGCGACGCGCATGCCGTCGAGCGCGCTGTCGCCGAGACCGTCCGCCACTTCGGCGCCCTGCACCTGGCTGTGAACAACGCGGGCACCTCCGGGGTCTTCCACGAAGTCCCCGACCTCCCCGAGGAGGAGTGGAACAAGACCATCGGGATCAACCTCTCCGGCGTCTTCTACGGGATGAAGTACCAGATCCCGGCGATCCGGGAGGCCGGTGGCGGCGCCATCGTCAACATCTCCAGCGTCTTCGCCGACCGAGGCCTGTCCGCCCGCGCCGCCTACAGCGCGAGCAAACACGGCATGCGCGGACTGACCCGCACGGCGGCCTCCGAGTGGGCACGGCACGGTGTCCGCATCAACGAGCTCCAGCCCGGCGTCATCCCGGTGCCTCGCCAGCAGGGCAACCCCGACGAGGTCGCGAAGATCGCCGAGCGCATCCCGGCCCGTCGGCTCGGCACCGGCGTGGAGGTGGCCAAGGCCGTCGCTTTCCTGCTCTCCGACGAGGCCTCCTACGTCACCGGCGCCCACCTCGCGGTCGACGGCGGGTTCCTCATCTGA
- a CDS encoding SDR family NAD(P)-dependent oxidoreductase, translated as MSKTWLITGSSRGLGRATAEAVLAAGHNLVATARRVESLNDLVGTYGEKVRLVTLDVTDAAAARRAVQAAVETFGRLDVVVNNAGYADMAAIEDISEQAFRDQIDANLYGVVNVTRAALPVMREQGSGHIIQISSVGGRVGGPGLGAYQAAKWAVGGFSEVLAKEVAHLGIKVTVAEPGAIRTDWAGSSMTTPPVSEPYKPVVEPAITRQRASDGNQTGDPARIAQILLAITEAEEPPLRLLLGKDAVRVGRFVAETLAASDAKWREVSESV; from the coding sequence ATGAGCAAGACCTGGCTGATCACCGGAAGCTCCCGCGGCCTGGGCCGCGCAACTGCCGAGGCGGTCCTGGCGGCGGGCCACAATCTGGTCGCGACCGCCCGGCGCGTCGAGTCCCTGAACGACCTCGTCGGCACGTACGGCGAGAAGGTCCGCCTGGTCACCCTTGACGTGACCGACGCCGCCGCCGCACGGCGGGCCGTGCAGGCGGCCGTGGAGACCTTCGGGCGCCTGGACGTCGTCGTGAACAACGCCGGCTACGCCGACATGGCCGCCATCGAGGACATCTCCGAGCAGGCCTTCCGTGACCAGATCGACGCCAACCTCTACGGCGTCGTCAACGTCACCCGGGCCGCCCTGCCCGTCATGCGCGAGCAGGGCTCGGGGCACATCATCCAGATCTCCTCCGTCGGCGGCCGTGTGGGCGGCCCTGGTCTGGGCGCCTACCAGGCGGCCAAGTGGGCGGTCGGCGGCTTCTCCGAGGTCCTGGCCAAGGAGGTGGCCCACCTCGGCATCAAGGTCACCGTCGCCGAGCCGGGCGCCATCCGCACCGACTGGGCGGGTTCCTCGATGACCACCCCGCCGGTCAGCGAGCCCTACAAGCCGGTTGTCGAACCCGCGATCACCCGCCAGCGGGCGTCGGACGGCAACCAGACCGGCGACCCCGCACGGATAGCGCAGATCCTGCTGGCCATCACGGAGGCCGAGGAGCCGCCGCTGCGTCTGCTTCTCGGCAAGGACGCGGTCCGGGTCGGCCGGTTCGTGGCCGAGACCCTCGCTGCCTCCGACGCCAAGTGGCGTGAGGTGAGCGAGTCCGTATGA